The genomic segment ACTTTATAATATTGTGTATTGTTTCGATATGGAAAAACAACATAAAGATGCTATAAAATATTTAAATACGTATGTAAATATAAATCCTTATTGCGAAGTTGCTTGGCACCAATTGGGAAGACAATATTTTATTTTAGAAAACTACAAACAAGCTTTAATTTCTTTCGATTATGCTGTTTTAATTGATGAATTTTTTATTGGAGGTTATTTAGAAAAAGCAAAAACTTTAGAAGCGTTAAGAAACTACCAAGAAGCGATAGATAATTACTTAATTACTTTAGAATTAGACGATCCTACAGCATTTGCATATATTAGAATTGGCGAATGTTACGAAAAATTATTAAAATTTGATGCAGCAATTTCTTACTATAAAAAAGCTGTTCACGAAGATCCATTATTAGATAAAGGTTGGGTTTTGTTAACGAATTTATATTTCGAACAAGAAAATTACCAAAAAGCTGCATATTATATTGCAAAAGCATTAAAAATCGAAGATGATAATCCTTTGTATTGGAGACGTTATGCAGAAATTAATTTAAAACTAAGTTTTTTTGAAGAAGCAGTTTTAGGCTTTAGAAATTGTTTGAAATTGAATGATGATACACCTGAAATTTACTTAGGACTGATAGATGTTTTATTGTTTTTAGGAGAGTTTAACGATGCTTTAAAAGTTGTTTTAGATGCCCAAAAAGTTTACAAATATCTTGCTGAATTTGAATATAGATTAGCGGGTTTGTTCTTTATTTTGAATAAAGAAAAATATGCTTTCAGTCATTTAATAAACGGATTGAAAATCGATTACGAATATAGTATAATTCTTAACGAATTGTTTCCAGCAGTTTATGAAAATAAGAAGATTCAAAAAATATTAAAAGATTTTAAAAAAGCGACAGAGTAGCCACTTTTAAATAATTTAGTTCTCTGTCAATAAAATTTCTCAATTTCGTTTAGAAAATTATGTTTGATGGTTTGTTTCTAATACAAAGAATCCAGTCAATTGCATTTAGCTTTAGCTGGATGATAAAAATAAGTTTCAGTCAAATGGCTTTAGCCAAAATATTTTTTCTCTTTGAAAACAGTTTGGTTAAAGCCAATATTTTAAATTAATTTTACTATTATTTTCATTCCCATTTTTAAAGGTTAAAATACAACTGTTGCTTTTTTTTTTATACTAACAATTTACTGAATTCATAAAATACAAAGAAAATGTTTCAAAAGTAAATTTAGCTTTCATTTAGAGCAAAGTCAAAAAATCTAAAATATTGAATTTCAATAAATAATATTTCTCGATTACAGTCGAAAATGACAAATTCTAATACTTTTGAAACAGTTTCTTTGGGTTTTAATATTTTGTTTATAATCTAAATGCCTGTTGAGTTTTTCAACTTCACTCAAAGTTTTGAAGTGACTTTAAGTTTTTAGACAAGATTCGAATAATTTACGAAAGAGCGAGTCTTAAGTCGTATATCTTTAAGCCAAGCAGTCTTTCATTTACCAAACATTCATGAAAACTACTTTCTAATAATCTCTCCACAACCAATTCTTGGGCCAGCAGCTCCAGAAGGTTGAGAACTAAAATCATCTGGACCTTCATGAATAATTATTGCATGACCAACTACATTTTTATTGGCATCTTTTCCGCCAACAGACCATAAATTAGTTTCTCTTTCGATAATTCCTTTACCATCTGCTCCAACAACTAAATTTCCAATATCTCCAATATGGAAAGGTTCTTTCATCCATTTTCCGTGGTTTTTATCAGTTGGGTTCCAATGGCCACCTGCAGATTTTCCATCAGGAGCCGAACAATCGTCAATTGCATGAATGTGTATTGCATGATTTCCTGCAGATAATCCAGCTAATTTTGCTTTCATTTTTACTGTTCCATTAGACTCTGTAAATGTTACTGTTCCAGAAACGTTACTTCCACTTTTTGCTTCAATAGTTGCTTTTGCAATTTTTGTATCAGAATCACACGCACCTAAAGTTGCGACTGTTAATAGTAAAATTCCTATTTTGTTTAAAGTTTTCATAGTTTTTATTTTTAGTTAATACTCAAAGATAAAAAACAGAAAATTAGTATTATGTTAAGAGGATTTTAAATCTCAAAAACAAATTCAATAATGTTTTGTTAAACAATCCTTTAAAAACCTATTAAAAACGATATTTTTTTTATCTTTAAAAATTAATTGACTTCATAATGAATTTAGAAAAATATAAGGTTTCCAAGAAGGTTAAACTACAAGATTTTAATACAAAAGAAGTGGTTGATAATGCTGAAAAACAACTTAAAAAGTTGCGTAAAAAATTAAGTAAGATTCAGAATAAAATGTATGCTGAAGGTAAATACGGAGCTTTAATTTGTATCCAAGGAATGGATACTGCTGGTAAAGATAGCTTAATTCGTGAGGTTTTTAAGGATGTAAATGCGCGTGGAGTAATAGTTCACAGTTTTAAAGTGCCAACAGAATTAGAATTGAAACACGATTTCTTATGGAGACATTATATTGCGTTGCCAGCCAAAGGAAAATTAGGTATTTTTAATAGAACGCACTATGAGAATGTGTTGGTTACAAGAGTGCATCCAGCATATATTTTGGGTGAAAACATCCCGAATATAAAAAGTGTAAACGATATAAATGACGATTTTTACCACGATAGAATGGAAAGAATCAATCAATTTGAAAATCATTTGACCAAAAGCGGAACGATTGTGTTAAAATTCTTTTTACACTTATCTAAAGAAGAACAAAAAAACAGATTGCTAAGAAGGTTAAATTTACCAGAAAAAAACTGGAAATTCTCTGAAGGAGACTTAAAAGAACGTAAATTGTGGGATAAATATCAAGATTGTTACGAAGATGTTTTAAACAGAACTTCAAAAGAAAATGCACCTTGGTTTGTAGTTCCTGCAGACGATAAAACTTCTGCTCGTTTAATTTTAGCAGAAATATTGGTTGAAGAATTTAAAAAATACGATTTTAAAGAACCTGTTTTGTCGAAAAAAGTATCACATAGAATAGATGAATTTAAAGCACAATTAAATAACGAGTAGAGAAACTGTTCTCGACTGTGCTCGAACTGACAAATGTTTGTCTCTTTGAGTATTACTGAAATAAAATATTCTTTATTGAAGGTATCTTACAAAGAAAGTCGAGAGGTTAAATAATAAATAAACATAAAAAGTTCAAGATTTTGAATTCAAAATTCAAGATTAGGACTCGAACCTTAAATTTTAAACCTTTGAACCTTAAACTCACAAAACCCATTGTATTCTTCGATTTAGAAACAACTGGTGTTAATATTGCAACCGATAGAATCGTAGAAATTGCTATTTTAAAAGTATTTCCAAACGGAAATAAAGAAAGTAAAACGTGGTTGGTAAATCCTGAAATAGAAATTCCACAAGGAGCCACAGATGTACATGGAATTACAAACGAAAAAGTGGTTACAGAACCTACTTTTAAAGAACTGGCTCCAGAAGTAAGTAAAATGATTGAAGGCTGCGATTTGGCGGGTTTCAATTCCAACAGATTCGATATTCCTTTATTAGCAGAAGAATTAATGCGTGCAGGAATCGATTTCGATATGAAAAATAGAAAAGCGATTGATGTACAAGTTATTTTCCATAAAAAGGAGCAAAGAACGTTAAGTGCTGGTTATCAATTTTACTGTGGAAAAGAATTAGAAGGCGCTCATGGAGCAGAAGCAGATACCAATGCAACCTTCGAAATTTTATTGGCGCAAGTAAATAAATACGAAGATATTGGAACATCTGTAGACGAGTTAAGCGAATTTTCAACTCATGGAGAAAGAGCCGATTTTGCTGGTTTTATTTTGATGAATGACGAAAAACAAGAAATTTTCTCTTTCGGAAAATACAAAGGGAGAACCGTAG from the Polaribacter cellanae genome contains:
- a CDS encoding PPK2 family polyphosphate kinase — its product is MNLEKYKVSKKVKLQDFNTKEVVDNAEKQLKKLRKKLSKIQNKMYAEGKYGALICIQGMDTAGKDSLIREVFKDVNARGVIVHSFKVPTELELKHDFLWRHYIALPAKGKLGIFNRTHYENVLVTRVHPAYILGENIPNIKSVNDINDDFYHDRMERINQFENHLTKSGTIVLKFFLHLSKEEQKNRLLRRLNLPEKNWKFSEGDLKERKLWDKYQDCYEDVLNRTSKENAPWFVVPADDKTSARLILAEILVEEFKKYDFKEPVLSKKVSHRIDEFKAQLNNE
- a CDS encoding tetratricopeptide repeat protein, whose amino-acid sequence is MSLLKFESMLKTNSVFFFDLVEFEEIVVHYLDVGKISLAKKAIKLGLEQHPESVDLKLLRVEIHLCDNELDAASKLLKRIELLEPNNDEVFIQKATIQSKKGFHKEAIMQLKKALTLTDDKADVWSLMGMEYLYLDDFENARLNFAKCIDVDYEDYSALYNIVYCFDMEKQHKDAIKYLNTYVNINPYCEVAWHQLGRQYFILENYKQALISFDYAVLIDEFFIGGYLEKAKTLEALRNYQEAIDNYLITLELDDPTAFAYIRIGECYEKLLKFDAAISYYKKAVHEDPLLDKGWVLLTNLYFEQENYQKAAYYIAKALKIEDDNPLYWRRYAEINLKLSFFEEAVLGFRNCLKLNDDTPEIYLGLIDVLLFLGEFNDALKVVLDAQKVYKYLAEFEYRLAGLFFILNKEKYAFSHLINGLKIDYEYSIILNELFPAVYENKKIQKILKDFKKATE
- a CDS encoding 3'-5' exonuclease, translated to MNLKLTKPIVFFDLETTGVNIATDRIVEIAILKVFPNGNKESKTWLVNPEIEIPQGATDVHGITNEKVVTEPTFKELAPEVSKMIEGCDLAGFNSNRFDIPLLAEELMRAGIDFDMKNRKAIDVQVIFHKKEQRTLSAGYQFYCGKELEGAHGAEADTNATFEILLAQVNKYEDIGTSVDELSEFSTHGERADFAGFILMNDEKQEIFSFGKYKGRTVEEVFKENPGYNNWIQNADFPLYTKKVLKQIKERMSAPKETMSEAEKLQALQQKFNLR
- a CDS encoding superoxide dismutase family protein, whose amino-acid sequence is MKTLNKIGILLLTVATLGACDSDTKIAKATIEAKSGSNVSGTVTFTESNGTVKMKAKLAGLSAGNHAIHIHAIDDCSAPDGKSAGGHWNPTDKNHGKWMKEPFHIGDIGNLVVGADGKGIIERETNLWSVGGKDANKNVVGHAIIIHEGPDDFSSQPSGAAGPRIGCGEIIRK